A region from the Cellvibrio sp. PSBB006 genome encodes:
- a CDS encoding DUF1697 domain-containing protein, whose product MNTYIALFRGINVGGNNILPMKDLVAILQALGYEGVQTYIQSGNAVFKSRETIDAKGAADISREIFKKMGFEPKVLLLSHKQLQEAIKNNSFPTNDGKALHFFFLEQPCSKPNIDYLESLKIESEKFKLHKMTFYLYAPEGVGRSKLAAATGKALGVSLTARNWNTVNKLRL is encoded by the coding sequence ATGAACACTTACATCGCTCTTTTTCGAGGCATTAACGTTGGTGGTAATAACATATTGCCAATGAAAGACCTTGTCGCAATCCTTCAAGCCTTAGGCTACGAAGGTGTCCAGACATATATTCAGAGCGGGAATGCGGTATTTAAAAGTCGAGAAACTATCGACGCTAAGGGCGCCGCTGACATTAGCAGAGAAATATTTAAGAAAATGGGTTTTGAACCTAAAGTTCTGTTGCTTAGTCATAAACAACTTCAGGAGGCTATAAAAAATAATTCATTTCCCACGAACGATGGAAAAGCGTTGCATTTTTTCTTTCTGGAGCAGCCCTGTAGCAAGCCTAATATTGATTATCTTGAATCGTTAAAAATCGAGTCAGAAAAATTCAAACTGCATAAAATGACATTCTATTTATACGCACCGGAAGGGGTCGGTCGATCAAAGCTGGCGGCAGCGACCGGGAAAGCACTAGGGGTTTCCCTAACAGCCAGGAATTGGAATACCGTTAATAAACTGCGTCTATGA